From the genome of Poecilia reticulata strain Guanapo linkage group LG22, Guppy_female_1.0+MT, whole genome shotgun sequence:
CTTAGGCCCCTTTCATTAACAGAAATTAGCGAAAGTTCACTTTTCaagttaaacataaaaagtataTTCTTGAATATTCGTTCACATACAAGTAATTGCTACGTTTTGAAGAGATCTTAGAGAAAGTAGAGACATTTTCaaatccattcattttttacatttgttgtgttttgatcAGGAAATGACATGGGCACCTAATCTTTTACAAACATCTGCGTTGAGGACCCCGTTTGGCTGTCACTAGTTAATCCGGGTCTTTatgctgctctttttttttctttaagtttattTCCCCTCATCAACAGCCTGCAAACTGTTTCCCAGTAGAGAACACTCGGACAAATACTGTAGATATGGCTCATAATCTGTTGGTGGTATCTGACAGTAATGTAGGAATGTTTATTACAATTTTGGCTTgtccatttttaaatatcaccaCCAACTATAAAATTGGCTATTAACTTTATATCATTTAGATGAAATGTTATTGTAGTACAACTTATCGACGTTACTTTATATTTCTCTCTATTTGTACATGTAAACACCACAAGCAACACCATCAGatatgtgatttaaattttattaaacatgatGACACCAACCTCATTGTTTAGTGACACTTCCTGTGGGTAGTGTCGCTTgaaaaaagttcagaaagtGCGATTGCATTACAGGATCTGagccaaaaacacacactcggCTAGAAGTGTTGAGCAACTCACACTACAGGTACTTGGGAgaagggttgccacctttcagaaatcaaaataagggacgcccacCACGGCGCGTCGTCCTACTCTCACAGGATGGGATGTCCACTGCAGTGCTAGACAATATTTTATAGCAATGTTTTTTGTCTATAAAAAGTGATCCATAGAGCAATTGTTCATGCATAGAGGTCGGTTAGAGTACCCCAAAActgtactccaatcagagtagtatactttaaatatgtttaattaagcaagtgtaaaagGTATTTGGTAAACCACAGATCATAccacctgatttaatattcaaaatatgtCCTCAGTATAAAAGTATaaagttatgtgaacattctgatattttccagagtattaccaaaatatttatagaaatgaGTTAGGTGTGAAGGCTGGTTCTAGACCAGATTTACCACAGGGGCCAGGATAGTCAGTGTGTTTACATGCCAACACTTGAAAaagattgaaaagaaaaaaaaacaagcaacacttgaaaaagattattattattattattattattatatcatttGACATAATAAGTGAGTCAAAGACCCACTTGCGTCTCCAGAGATCCAGGTTGCAGATCCCTGGCAAATGGAAAGCGTGATCctatacagcagctaaaagttcAGCACTGtaatttttcattcattgttaaagtaaaattgtgaaggttaaacaaaatccaccactgagtattgtgacatttatttagtataactTCTTTGGTACCCTGTTGGCTCCCATCTAGAACCGCCCAtagctgcaggtctgtgtctggtgcaTAAATGACCACTGATcaatgaattcataaaatatatcaacatttcaaaataaaacattcacgcccaaacaaaccttttaaagaaagaagtatttatgtatttactgttgttctttaaatgatcatttgtattattttggcaGATATcattatacattaaataagcaaataatcaaaccaatatactaaaagcacaataagaaaattaattaatcatagCAAAATGTTACCATATCAgggtctgctgtgttcctctcctgatccattcATACAGCAGCAAACTGCGCCACGAtggacacattttatttttaaattgcctGTGTTTATCCTCACTCACATTATTCAGCCTGGGATTTGCGTCTTCCTTCCTGTATCTTTACGAAAGGTTTCGCTTCTAAGGACTGTGGAGAATCGAGTCGAGGACGTTTTAAAAAGATCCGGGTTGATGGCGCCTCACCGCGGCTGCgtagtgtccgtctctaggcaaccgtgACAACAGCGACGGTCCGTAGCGTTCTGGGGTTCTTTAGCTCCCGCAACGAGAATTTAGCcgaccttaatatttcctgtgtttttttatttcggtcattattgttacacttagtGTTTATGTCTGTGATAGGCGTGTCTatcggacatttatagaaatacggaacaaatccCGTATTGGTTCAATACAGgatgcaacatttaacagccaaatacgggacgattgcatattttaaaggacgggtggcaaccctaatgGCAACTCTTCTCTCAACtctgttctcctgctactggtagcttcaccgcatcagttcagcgttaaaCCGGCCAATGTGATTCACTTGTCcggtgtctgattttcaaatattttatgttttattgaggatttttgtgcatatgttttggcagttctgtgatcatgtcaaagcagcaactcaGGGCGCCGGCAGGAATCTtggccccatgacaaaaaagTTGTTTGGGCCCCTcgtgcagctgctgttacatttttttgagtctatttgacccataaaaagcatcacaattttaaaggcttcatctgcctttctttctttggttcaacactgataattagcacaatatttactgctcatgaatttaacatccaacagtccacatccagtatgcaagtaggctgcttacattttttctattactgaaatgtctctccgcatgagcaacagtcaaaagcaacgtgcaactacacataaagcaatccagacttctaaaaatgctatgtagttgcattttattcaagctgcagtacataactttaataaaaaatatgttttcttcatatttgttaaagctgtcatgATGTCATAGCAGTTTGTTGTTAgacacataatctgtgaaaagatcaatctcctccatctccttcctgaattacttactggttaaagtaatgcaccgttctgaccaaaacaaccaatcagaactagtatGACGCTCTTAACGCTGTCAATTATCCTCATtcactcgctgctaaatgtgctaatggtggagaaacaacttatcattacaagaaaccgtttatctgccgtcattggtagctatgctatgctaactaaactgagcattcacagtttgaatctgcacggctctgtgctatgctagctgcagcactgcacaaatcgagggggaggaaggatgagcagcaccacatgagattgtgattgacagcactaaaactctcctgccactggttgtttctagcactgggagaaggcagaggaaatagatttttcacaaattacctctcataccatactgtcacaacattaaaaaaaaagtgaaaaaaaatctcttaggagagaacaggtcaggagggacgtggtaACGGATATCTGTAATTTAAAACTGTGTGGACTGGCTGCAGTCCAGACAGGaggctgttttttattatcattttataaagattgtttgaatttctgtcagcaacaaatacattgtttttgttgtgtaattgtaaaaataGCAAAGACACAGAGAAATTCCTATGGATTCCCTGGAatgatgctaactagcttgTTATTGGACACAGTGTTGCTCAGCTTTTTCACTGGGACGGGGGAGGAAGAGGGTTTATGCTGgttgctgctgactgactcatctgttgttaagtgaTAAAAGGTACAAGGAACAAGTTAAATTACCAACATgtatatgttggtaatttttttccttaattcattaaatgctactGAAAAGGAGGCgaacagtagtttgtagctaagccaattatgctaaatggttgataatctcacacagtttACTCAcatctcttggagaaaaactgggttataaattaacacttacctttttctctctctctccctctctccttaTTTGAAAAccacttttgaattttaatcatcagaataccGGAGCTAAAAGTTTTACGTCAGTCTGCTTTTCTCCATCAATACGTGTTTCCCGACCGCTCCGCGCCTtatggggtaaaaaaaaaaaaaaagatacgcacgttgtgcaaaactctgaaacaggagaaccAGGACATAGAACGGAGCAAcgaactattaatctataaattaatagacaggtctatataaagatataatccatgtttctgtctcatatttgtatggcattaaaaggacctggaactgttgtttttccactgaaagctctgttGTACAGttatgccatgtgggtgaaattttatggatgatactctgaaggcagcacagagctgctccaccagaaactcacagaaacactgaagagaagaagagctatgattaatgtagttacagttctatccatgttttaatgttgtcgttttgcaaatagatcaaagtttaaactaacattgttgtacatcttttatctggtcattttgtaaACCAGATAAaaggcctacaaattttaagttgaatgttcattacatttttcttagacacctgtaaaaataatttctattctcatgGCTTTTTTGCTCTCTGGAAAATTacttttgatgataaatacaaaaaaaagcataaaaatcaaaacatgaacaatagtgatagtaatattaataataaaataatattcaatgcaaagtaacctacaatttctttggtgggggcggtgagggaccagGATAATGGACAGgagggcgctgggccaaaaaaggttgagaaacactgatttagaagATAGAAACTATTGTGACAGCCCCTTAACAGAGGAGGAAATCTCTAAATGCAAagtattctaatttttttaaagtcctttttGTGGGCTTTATGAGTTGGAAGcctaaattatgtaaaaataaacggatatttgaaattgttttaccTGTGGGCTCTGAATCTAAAATCTCTGAAAGTTTAACTTTGTGAATGGAATTATGGGaattaaacaattttatctatgatattcatattttttggaAAGGGTCTGTATGTTGGGTAACATCTTATATTATTACCTAATTCAGTCCAGAACCTTTCTGTCACATATGAAATTTTTAATATCTTCTGTGTTGACCACTCATAAATGAAATTGTAATTTTCCAGGTTTAGGTAGAAATATTATATAAGCAAAAAAAGTCCATCAATTGTGTTTTCTACCTTGCATTTTATGGACATTATAATGTTTTCTCATTGTTATTGTGTCAATATCAAGCTAAGTCAAGTTTATATGTATATCAcaattcagcaacaaaacagttcaaagtgctttacatcataaacaaCATGGCAGCCAATTATCCAACatcaataaatattacattttgtcaaatgccatcatcaaaatcatcaagcaaattcACATCAAGTATATTGATAAATGTTCCATTTACTACTAATCAAATGCAACTCTAACCATGTGGGTTCtaagctttgatttaaagaaactcagtgtttcaggtgttttgcagttttctggaagttacTTTAAGGTGCATCAAAACTAAATGCTGTTTctctatgtttggttctggttcagggGATGCAGTCAAATGGTTCGATTAACAAAAAAGGTCTGCAGGATAGGCAGAAGCAGCAAATGGCCAGAGGTCTACCTAAGCAGAAGCCCATCAGAGACGTCAAACAGGTGATTGTTGTTGCTTCAGGGAAAGGCGGCGTGGGCAAGTCGACAACAGCAGGTACTGCTGGCTTCCTctgctgaaaaatgtaacactttTCCTAGAGATCTTTAACACAAAGGCTTAAATGtgcatgttttgcatttaattcTCTCAAATCTTTCTGTTTATAGGATTTAATGAATAACTACTTTTTTGTCAACGATTAACTGGTACCTTGTTGATTATTCCTAGTAAAAGCAGGGATGTGtatatgggtgtgtgtgtgtgtgttgtagaaACACTTTTTAGTGTAGATGAAACattgaatttgtttattttaatgtttcagattaaattaaacatattttatctgaaaCAGATTAAACAGACTGAATTCATTCAACCACAGATTCATATCTTGAACTatggaaacagatttaaacAATGTATTTCatcttgttgttttaaatacctttatcttaaaacaaaaggtgggtttttatttaaagatcaTGATAAAACTGAGTTctagtgtgtttgtgtatttgcagTGAACTTGGCTCTCGGATTAATGGCCATTGACAAGGTAAGATATCactcatgtctttttttatttatttaaaattaaaccgTGTCACAGACACAGAATCACAGTATAACAGAATCAGAAATGtggatttgattaaaaaataaatcaatttctgGCTCTGGATCACGCTATGCCTAAGGTCAGGTTAATGGAGCTGATCTTTCTCTCTCAGTCCAAGTCAGTTGGTCTGTTGGATGCTGACATCTATGGACCCTCCATTCCCAAACTGATGAACTTGAAAGGAAACCCAGAGCTCAACGATGGTCTGTTGTTTAGCTAAGCCTTGTTGATAATGAATTAGATGTTCTGTTCCGTACatgaaatttagttttttcaccTTCCTTTAGATAATCGAATGATTCCTCTTATCAATTATGGTGTCCCATGGTGagttgtctttttcttttaaaatggtcattaagttttaaaaaaactgaattatggGTCACATGTGTGGGTGAACATATATGTGAAccatgtgtgggtgtgtttacATGTTCTCTAATGTAACTTCTCTGTTCTGTCAGTATGTCAATGGGCTTCTTGGTACCGGACACATCTCCGATAGTTTGGAGGGGACTGATGGTAATGTCTGCCATAGAGCGCTTGCTCAGACAGGTAAAAGttagaatatttattatttccccATTCTGTCACCCATAAATGTTgatatgtttatttgcatttgtagGTAGAATGGGGCTCTCTGGACTACTTAGTGGTAGACATGCCTCCCGGGACGGGAGACGTCCAGCTGTCCATCACTCAGAACATTCCCATTGCAGGTCAGTTCTCCTTTAAGGGTGTTTTCaaaccagccctgtttagttcactttaatcagACTCTAATTCGTTTGTCTAGAAACTCCAGTTCGTTTGGGGGAGtgaatgaaaatttaaattccaaaacagactaaaaaagCTAACTCTGATCCGCCTAAAAACCTCGATCTCAGTtcggctgaagtgaactctgatgcggtTGGAACGCAGTGTGAATGCAACtagactggagaccgctccaaatgCAGGAAGCTAACTACAGTGCAGGGAGTTCTGGTCAATATATTACTCTCTGCCCTGCAGGTTCACAGAGATGTTGTGTAGGTTGCTATGGTAATGGAGCTGCGTGCCATCACAGAGAgtgaaaaaaagcagaatataaATGGCTTAAAGTTGTTTACACTTGTTTACCAtcttattttccctttgctgtggcacACTGCAACTGTTAcaatttataaattttttgtaaatgacaaaaactcaaTTGCCTTGTTTGTCTGAATATGCAGTCATCAAATAGGATGACATATTtcatatatagagagagagagagaagaccAAGACCTGCGCTACATGACACGATAagatgtgaaatatgatcaaaattgcttctcaaattgatctgaaagattcacattcccataaaaacagcaagatattaaatacttagaacttaaataaatttaaccaatattaaCCAATaccatctctgtgccacaatccacaTTAGTcacgtgccatccctaaaaagataacgcccctggtgtttgcccatattgctcatcTCAGAAACCACCATtctctgcaccattaaacatagcaattgaggcaatgccctgtCGGAAAATaatgctcaactatgaacaAGGGCgtaaatcccatctcattattggggTCACCATAAACGGAAattttttaagagcaattttgGGGGGGTCGGCaaagttacagtaaaatgtaacgtaaaatgtggtttaaatttttgtgtgtgttcaagCTGCACCATCGAAAATGGTGCAGCTTATTTGCTAGTAAGTAGCAATGAATaaccaaagtgtttttctcagtaaacctGTTGAGACCCATAGAAGTCACactaagattcaaatgttgcttagatatgagtttggttcatctaatctctgctacacctttacaaaaacttaaggctctaaataaaaacaagttttaataagcaactccacttaataaaattcatcataaatattgatttatttcagtgtttctgaGTATGTTATTTAGATtataacttaagttgctttaaacttttatttttgatggggTTTTTCATGTCCTGGATGGCTGAGAACCTATAAATATATAGAATTTCTGGGACGTAtcataacttaaacttaaaggTCAGCACCggagttttctagaaaatattcagattttattttgtggttttaaaggctaTTTGTTgaagatggtaagaaataaaggcatattttatcttgttttacTACCAGCTGCAACAGCCCCTCTGGTCTCGGCTCCCATACAGAACTGTCGGCTAGTGGTAACACTCAGCCGCTGCCTCCCATTTCAAACTCTCATTAAAGTAAGAGTTAGAGAGCTAAATATAACTGAAATATTGTCTCCCTTCGACAGAAAAAGGAGCtaagtctatgaaagcaatgTAGCAGTTTTGMTTGTTTTGACTTCCAAGGCACAATGTGGTAGTTTGTCATGACTCAACCGaagtaatgaaataacaaaCTGTGGGCCGATTTTTattgtcaatgtttttcttcagcagtgaaagtaaataagtgttacatgtcttttgctttaagtatttacttactggaggaTTTTTTGTTAGTGCTGCCGCAGCAACAGTTAGCTCCTCAGTCACCGGCTCTGACAGAGCCTGTGTCGTTCTGggttggactgaaccattgttctaacaatagtggggtggggggtttaaaaatgaattctaatttttttcttagatgaatggcagatttatttcgttctttgtttctattgccttttttatatttatatttttaattacaaggGTTgctttcatgatttcttttgcggggggacaattctagacttttccaggATTGGGGGGGTTCGGACTCCCCCGGCCACCTTGGGAATTACGCCTATGACAATGAACACTggccaaggagcaacaagcaagaagtaaccaagcacaaggtgctcaccgtgactgttctctccctctctcctgctACATGAAACcaggcagtctgacaccatgacacacattacagctgccactttgaacaaaaacaatcaaagagcaaCACGCATGCTCTGtgtgctctttcgttcttgtgttttatttatttgctaattaaataaatatcgatatataattaaataaaataataaaagctacTGCAGTTTACGCAGAGCATtagaagaacaaagaacggctctcagtgaggctccAGTCCTATCTTCTTagtaaagagccgttcagaagAATCAGATCGTTTGTGAATGTCATACCACTattttgcagacttttggacacagtgTTGTCCCATAAATGCAATAAGTCAGTCagcacctccacacaataatccAGCACAgggagtgacaactttttttccatcacaaggGCTTATGTGtgtctgtacagctagctttgctaacatcacgtcaacagAGCTTACCTTCTTTaagcttcttttctaagtgacgaaaaaagttagacgtagtccccaccatctgtgaaagtGAAGCACTGcagagttagctgtggccatcggatttcttatgattaatgcagcgctattctattactgatgATTAGACTGTCATCTTCTGTTGCTCAGTATGCTGTAAGTTTAGTGATATTTCCACAGTTGCGGtcttgactggtcttgaaataaaatccagagtctgagacgagaccgagaccatccaaaaatggtctcgagaccaagaccgatttcgagtactacaacactgtcTGTTCCACCACAAGCGATggggggaacaggtttttcagttagtttggattgtttgacagtgcagtgtgaatgcgaacttctgcagctgaaaatgtaacaatgtttaaattttggtccccaatcaaaccgagtctactggactatcaggtgtgaaaacacaccCTAAAAAGACTTTGTATGATCATCTTTTTAACTTgccagtgtgtttgtgtgcgttgTGCAGGGGCAGTCATCGTTTCAACACCACAAGATGTTGCTCTGCTGGATGCTCGCAGAGGAGCCGAGATGTTTAGAAAACTTAACGTGCCGGTAATCTTTCTATCAGGGCAGAAACAATAAAGTTGTTGGTAATGTCTGAGTTCTGGATGACAGCAGGTTTTCTGCCTGCaggttctgggtctggttcaGAACATGAGCGTCTTCCAGTGTCCCAACTGTCATCATCATACCCACATCTTTGGATCCAACGGGGCAAAGCAACTTGCTGAGACGATCAGTGTCAAGTTTTTAGGTGAGACTGTCAAGAGCATCATTTAAAACCTGATAGCCAGATCGTGGTGTGACTTTTGGTTTtctctggaaaatattttagatttcatGTAAAGCTTGTGgatttgttgtaaaatgtatCTGTTTTGTGCCATAAAGCAATTTTCTGGTTCTCACCATGTCTTAGAACCAGaactccgtttttttttttttaaggtgacGTCCCTCTTCACCTAAACATCAGAGAAACGTCGGACAAAGGACAACCCATTGTCATCTCTTCTCCTGACAGCCCTGAGGTTTCTacattattctattttttatatGATTGCTTCAGTTAGTTTCAGTAATACCATgcaattttctccaaaattatGTAACAGTTTGGTAAAATTCCTCATCtatctgcagtttgtttttgctgaccTTTAATGGCACACTGTGGGTCTTTCTCACTAATTAAAACCAACCATTATCGTGTACACTAATGCCTATCATGGTATTTTAAGTGTTGAATATTATCCACACTGATTCAAAGTGTTGTACTACTCTACCACTTAGTGACCAGTTCATCAGAGTTACTGTACTAAAGTTATACTAGTCTTTCCTATCAAAGACGGAAGACTTTTCTGTTTATCAGATCACTGTACAGGTTCTAAAACACAGCAGGACATAGTTTTTACTTATTACTTACTTATATACGTTACTTATTATTTTACTaccatttttttcatatgttgcttttatgtaaaaatcCATATAGtcaaatattagaaaaataaaggtGAACACAGTTGTTCAAATATTATCTGctaatagtttttctttttagtttgaggaactcattcagtttttggtgttaaagttttcttctattttgtttttgtacatccAGGCTGAGGCTTACAGGAAGGTGGCATCTGCTGTGATCCAGAACCTAGAGGAACTTACCAGATGACTAAAAGctcctttctctctttgtttctttgatttttc
Proteins encoded in this window:
- the nubpl gene encoding iron-sulfur cluster transfer protein NUBPL — encoded protein: MGADRAWELCANLMRRKLSELNMILLTYSRLSHLLRMSGSKASIFRNGTEMKHGAGCCVQLKRFQGMQSNGSINKKGLQDRQKQQMARGLPKQKPIRDVKQVIVVASGKGGVGKSTTAVNLALGLMAIDKSKSVGLLDADIYGPSIPKLMNLKGNPELNDDNRMIPLINYGVPCMSMGFLVPDTSPIVWRGLMVMSAIERLLRQVEWGSLDYLVVDMPPGTGDVQLSITQNIPIAGAVIVSTPQDVALLDARRGAEMFRKLNVPVLGLVQNMSVFQCPNCHHHTHIFGSNGAKQLAETISVKFLGDVPLHLNIRETSDKGQPIVISSPDSPEAEAYRKVASAVIQNLEELTR